ATCTCAAAGAACTCGATCCAGGACTCTTCGCGCAGCTCGGCAAGCTGCCGCGCTATCGGCCCCACCTCCGGGGGAGCCACGTTGCCCTCCCGGTACGGCGACTCGAGCTTCTCCGCGATCCAGTCCATGTATATATGGTTCGCAAGCCCCGGGACCGTCTGCCCGCTCCAGTAGACCCGCGTCGGGCCGCGCTGGCCCGCCTTCTCATAGATCCGACATATCTTCACCATAAGCTCAGCGGCCTCCCGGTGCTTGCCGGGCCTCACTCTATAGGTGCGTCGAACGAGGTACATAAGGCGCTCCTGACGGGTGATTGCGAGGGCAGTATACCATCCCGCCCAGAGGCGACGGTGACCTTACTGTCGCTTTTGTCGCACCTTGAGCGACTCCGGGATCCAGCCGATGAGGATAAGGGTCGCGGCCAGGGAAATGCCCATGCTGAGGAAGATGATCTCCATGCCGCGCACCTTGTCATCGAAGTTGCTGAGGACGACGATGGTGACCGTAATACCCACCACGCCGCCCATGGACCTGAACATGCCGCGCAGGCCTGTCACGGCCGCAAGGCGCGTCGGCTCCAGGTCCAGGGCCGCATTGTTCGTGGCCGGGTTCGTGATGCCTCCGCCGACGCCCGTGAGCGTGACCAGCACCGTCAGGACGGCGATGGGCGCCGCTTCGATCTTCCCCAAGGACATGAGCGCCACGCTGAGGACGATGACGATGACGCCGATGCGTATGGGCGCCCGGTAGCCGGTGCGGCTGAGGTGGAAACTCGCGATGGCGGAGAAGATAGCCGCAGCCACGAAGCGCGGCGTCAGGATCGCGCCGCTCTGGGTGCCCGAAAGCCCATAGGCGTCCTTCATATACAGGGGGATGAAGGTGAATGTGCCGAAGAGAACGGCTGAATGGATAAACGTGTAGACATTGACCGCAACGAACGACTTCTTCCAAAGCAACCTCGGGTCAACCATCGGATCCGCCGTCCGGTACTCCTGGCGCATCAACAAGGCGAAGAAGACTGCGGCGATGATGAAAAACGCCCAAACGGACGGGCTGTCAATCCGGTCGGGGTGGTTCGCCCAGGAGGTCATGCCGTACATGAAAGAGATGACGGCCGCCGCGAGGAGCGCCGCGCCCGCCACATCAACCTTGTGCTTGCCGGGAAGTCCAGGCTTATTGGGGATCACCAGCACCCCCAGAGTAAACAAGGCGGCGCAAAATGGGATGCTGAAGGCGAAGATCCACCGCCAGGAGGCAAGGTCCACCAGGACGCCGCCGATGTTCGGGCCGATCATGCCGCCGATGGGCAGGACGCTGGAGAAGAGGCCGATCATCGTCCCCCGGCGCGCGCCGCCGAAGGCATCGCCCACGATACCCGTGGCCGAGGGAAGAAAGACACCGCCCGCCAAGCCCTGGAGCGTCCTCGCGCTGATCAGCACATAGACGCTGGGGGCCGTTGTGGCGACAACGGAGCACGTGATGTAGAAAAGGACCGCGATCAGAAAGAGGCGCTTGCGTCCGAAGGTATCGCTCAGCTTGCCCGCGATGGGCATGATCACGGTCTGGCTCAGCTGATAGCCGGTGATGGTCCACCCCGCCCAGCCGAGAGTCG
Above is a window of Chloroflexota bacterium DNA encoding:
- a CDS encoding MFS transporter, with protein sequence MHQTENAPRRSYAIFAVVAIGLFVVSVDTAMIVIGMPALTEDLDTTLGWAGWTITGYQLSQTVIMPIAGKLSDTFGRKRLFLIAVLFYITCSVVATTAPSVYVLISARTLQGLAGGVFLPSATGIVGDAFGGARRGTMIGLFSSVLPIGGMIGPNIGGVLVDLASWRWIFAFSIPFCAALFTLGVLVIPNKPGLPGKHKVDVAGAALLAAAVISFMYGMTSWANHPDRIDSPSVWAFFIIAAVFFALLMRQEYRTADPMVDPRLLWKKSFVAVNVYTFIHSAVLFGTFTFIPLYMKDAYGLSGTQSGAILTPRFVAAAIFSAIASFHLSRTGYRAPIRIGVIVIVLSVALMSLGKIEAAPIAVLTVLVTLTGVGGGITNPATNNAALDLEPTRLAAVTGLRGMFRSMGGVVGITVTIVVLSNFDDKVRGMEIIFLSMGISLAATLILIGWIPESLKVRQKRQ